AATTGTATTAAATAATGCTGGAATACGGTGTAATATTCCCCCAGTTTGCATTGTATGTCATGTAGGTATTACACTGGAATTCATCTCATTTTTCCATGAATGTCATGAGTTGTCTAACTCTGTAATTTCCCCTGAGTTCATGTTAGCTACATTGCCATGTATCGCAGCAAAGATTTTTTCATGTGTACTACAACACAACTTTTTTCATGTAATTTCCTCATGGTTCATGTTACCTACATTGCCCTATACTGCAGCAAAGTTTTTTTTTCATGTGTACGTTACACTGGAATTCGTGTTGGTGTAGTGTTTGACAGTGAAATATTAACAGTTTTAACTTCCGACAGTTAGAATTTTTCCCCTGACGATTCCAAAATTCTCACTAGATTGTATGATGGTTTTTTTGCAGGCTAGTTCATGTAGCAGGTGTATGTAGAGCAGCAGGGTGAGGAAAAACATGGAAGAGTTCAATAGAAGTGTGATCAAAAGGAGTAGGACATTTTGTGAGTTGTGGACCGTCTCTTGGATGATCTTCCTTTGTCCACCACCAATTATTCAGATCTGTTCTTCCCCCTTGCTTCTCTCCAGGTACTTGCCCCTCTGATGTGCCTCTCTGACTTGTTTTTGTTCTTCCTTCTTCTCACTCCCTCTCTCCCATGACGTCTCTCTGATGTTTTtctactctttcttctcatttcCCCTCTCCCATGGGCCATGGCGCCTCCCAGATGACTTGTGTGATGCAAGTTAAAGGAGGGTCCTGGGAGACGCCAGTATTCTGATGATTTTTGTTCCTTTTCTTTGTCAGGTGATTTGTTGTCCAGGAAAGGAAAAAAGAGCATGGGCAACGGTCCAGGAGGGTTTGGTGATAGTTGCCTTGTTTTGTTTCGGTTATTAGTTAGAACTGGGTTAGATTTTAGCCACACGACCCCTTTTTTGGAAATACAAGCATACAATTGTCCATGGTATTTGGACATAGGTGTCAGCACTTGATTTATCAGGAAATTTGACTATAATATAGTGCTTTTTACCTTTGTATTGGTTCTCCGTTATTTAACATGTTTACCCCCGACCCGGGTTTGATGTTTACCCCCGACCTGTTTAGGCgttcttttttgctttctgttGATTTTTCTGCTCATACAGGTGTAATGTGTTGATTGGTCAAAAAGTTTGACTGTTTTCGAATTGAAAAACAGTCAAATGTCAAATAGACAGCCTTAATAAAAGCTCATCATGATCCAGGGAGATATTAATAGTGCCACATTGCTGGTTACATGCATGTAGCCGGGGGGTAATGTCCATGATGATTGGAGTAATAGGCTGAGACCATGGAGCTAGCAAGGTGACGGATCCGTCCCAGCACACGGGAGATTTGTCGTTCACCTATCGCATTGGTGCATTTGTCGTTCACTTGTCGCATCGGTGCGTTCTTGTCGTTGGTTGATCGTATACAACATGAATTCCGGGTCTTGGGCCACATTGCTAGTTACAGCGTGTGAACGAAATGTGTCCTGGACTCCTGGTGATATGAAGAAACATGTGGGTGTGATTGTGTGCAAACATTTGCGACCGGCGGCTTATCGGGCAAATACAGGGGAAGCTGGTAACACCCCTGGCCACGTAGCAGTAGTTATTTTGAATGATTTGAAGATTGCTCGCCACGCCCTACCTCGCGCCCCGGTCACGTAGTTATAGTGATACGACATTGTTATTAATAACATCTGATTTTCCTTAGTTGCAAATAACAGCGAACTTTGTACACATTTATCACGTGTTAACGTGCCGTTGGACGAGCCTGGCCAGCTGTGACGGCATATCAGGGCTCAAGCCACACACGAGGCACTACTCCCTATGCCGTGGTGCGCCACAGAAGTAGCTCAGTGGTGCGAACCACTAGGCTGATAAAACTAATGCTTGCACGTGAGCGCTAGCCACGGCATGCCCACTCATGCAACCTAATCAAGAGGCTTTCCTAAAATATAGTAGTAGTACTCCTAGTTACGGGAGCAACTAAACGGACCATGTGTACTATAGTGTAGCTGCATGCGCACGTAAACGGTCGGGAGCGAGCAACGAAGGCTACGTTACCCGTTCCATTGAGGTTTCCTCGGATTaccctcaaaagaaaaagaaaaaggtttCCTCGGATCCAACTCTTTTTTTTTGATAAGACGAGACGTGACATCGTACAAAGCCCATCCTTCGGGGATACTAAAGAAAGAAGGGTGAAAAGAAACTCTACTCCAAATCTCCAGTCCCTGCGGAACACCAGAGCAGCATGCCACATGGCAGATCTAACGCCGCAGATCCCGCGGAGTCTTGCTCTCGGACTTCCCAAACCGCATGGGCCGCGCGCGCAGCGCACAAGAGAGAGCTCCCGAGCCGTGTGGGCCTCCCGACTCGTGACCCGTCGTCGGCGCCGCacgcaggagaggaggaagaagccgAGGTAGGGTTCCCTTTTATACAGCCGCGGATCAGGCCGCAGCCGCAGCGCCACATGCTCGTTGCGCTCTCCCTGCTCCCTGCCCCCTGCCTGTTCCATCCGTCGTGAAAATATTTGGTCTTTGCTAGAGCTTCGTTAGAGGAGGCGTCGCCTAGAGGTGGAGGTAGGATAAGAGTAAGATGGCCATTGGCGGAGCGGCGCCGCACGACTCGCCGGGCGGGCTACCGGGCTTCGAGCAGCCACTCCTCCACGCGCACGGTGGCCTGCTGCCCGGCAAGGACCCCGCGGCGGCGCACGACCACGAGGCGCAGTGctcgccggcggccggcggcgcgaCGTCCCTGCGCACATGCTTCAATGGCCTCAACGCCCTCTCCGGTGAGTCCGGAGCCCGAATCTTTCTTCCGTTGCCTGCAACAATCTGTATCTTCGGTACGGCCATGCCCTTTCTTGACAGTGTCGGCCCACTCTGACTGACCGGTCGATGTCGAGGTTTCAGGCGTGGGGCTGCTGTCCATCCCGTACGCGCTGGCGGAGGGCGGGTGGCTCAGCCTGGtgctgctcctcctcgtcgccatcgTCTGCTGCTACACCGGCCAGCTCCTGCAGACGTGCATGGGCGCGTCGCCGGACGTGCGCGGCTACCCGGACATCGGCGCGCGCGCCTTCGGGGCCAAGGGCCGCTTCGCCGTCTCGGCCTTCATGTACGCCGAGCTCTACCTCGTCGCCATCGGCTTCCTCATACTGGAGGGGGACAACCTCGACAAGCTGTTCCCGGGCGCCAGCCTCAGCCTCGGCGGCGTGCTCCTGCTCTCCGGCAAGCACCTCTTCATCGTGCTCGTCTCCATCGTCATCCTGCCCACCACGTGGCTCAGGAACCTGGGCGTGCTCGCCTACGTGTCGGCCAGCGGCGTGCTCGCGTCGGTCGTGCTGGTCTTCTGCGTGCTCTGGGCCGCGGTGGTTGACGGCGTCGGCTTTCAGGGGAAAGGCACCATGCTCAACGTCAGCGGCCTACCCACCGCGCTCGGACTCTACACTTTCTGCTACTGCGGCCACGCCATATTCCCGACATTGTGCAATTCCATGAAGGAAAAGGACAAGTTCTCCAAGGTAATCACTAATCAATGAGTGGCCTATCATTTTAACGCCAGCCAAGACATTCCCAAACtgttcatcattgtatttttcttGGCGTTTTAACGTGCAATAGATCTGATACTAAAAAACATGTGACGGTGACCTAACAGTGTTCTATGCTGAACGATGTCTCACTTCCCTCAACTAAAAAGTACAGTAGATTGAATGACTGAAGATTTGGCATGTCTGTCTGTTGGAGTGCATTGACAGGTACTGGTCATATGCTTCGTGGCATGCACCCTCAACTACGGATCCATGGCCATACTGGGCTACCTCATGTACGGCGACGACGTCGAGTCTCAGGTGACCCTGAACCTCCCGGAGGGCAAGCTCAGCTCCAAGCTAGCAATCTACACGGCGCTGATCAACCCGTTCTCAAAGTACGCTCTGATGGTGACCCCCGTCGCGACAGCGATCGAGGAGAAGCTGCTTGCTGGCAACAAGAGGTCCCTCAACATGCTCATCAGGACCTTCATCGTCATCAGCACGGTCATCGTGGCCCTCGCCGTCCCCTTCTTCGGCCACCTCATGGCGCTCGTCGGCTCGCTCCTCAGCGTCATGGCCTCCATGCTGCTCCCGTGCATTTGCTACCTCAAAATCTTCGGCACGGCGAGGTGCAGCAGGGCCGAGGTCGCGCTGATCGTCATGATCATCGTTCTCGGCTCCTTGGTTGCCGCAAGTGGGACTTACTCTTCTCTGCAGAAGATCATTCAcgagttctgaagttctgaagatCATTCACGACTTCAGATGATGGTGGCGGCACCCCTCTGTCCGTCTGCTTGGTGTTGTGCGGCAATGCAAAATTTCCAACAGCGCATCTGAACTGAACAGCAGCTACGTAGTGTTGTCTCGTGTCATGGCAGTTTGTAGATGAGGCAGGGATAGTACAGAACGGATAGTTCTACGCTCAAAATGTACTTACGTTCGAGATGAGTATTTCTGTTTCTAGTAAAGCAGGTAACTGCATGCTATTGTAGGACGGCACTTCATCGGCATTCCATGTTATTGTAGTTGTGCGGATTTCATTTCCTGATGCTTGCAGGTATTCCTGTTAAACACTAGACTGTCTCTTGTACAAAAAGTAGTACGAAAAGCAATGGAGTACATTAAGTCAACCATTTTAGGCGAATGATTCTCCTTTGGTGGTTAGGGGATTTGACTGGTTGTATGCATCCAAGAAAGGCAGAAACCGCAATTTAGTCGTAAAAGAGATGTAATCAgcgcacaacaacaacaacaaaagagATGCAATCAGCCACGCTTCAAGACAGACAAAAAACTACTATGTATGTATAAGAAAAGGGAGGAAATTACAGAATACAAGATACAACCACTTCGATCTGCAGCAATCATATGCGGATCAGATGATCCAACCAGGAGGAGCTACAAAGGAATATGGAAACTGAAACCGGCAAAAGCTGTGCGCTACGCGGGCGGCGGGCATCAGAAGgagaagaagccttccttgatgcAGAGAGCGCAgacgaggacggcgaggccggCGCCGATGCACTGCGTGCTGGACACCACCGTCTGCTGGTACGCCAGCACCGTCATGGCGGCGCCCACACACCCGAGCAGGAGCCCCGTCATGTTCCGGTCCATGCTGCCGCCGCTCGGTCGTCTCTTGGCCTCCCTTCCGCGGCTGCCGGTGCTGCTCTCGATCGACTTCTTCTCTTGTTTGTTTGGATGCTTCTGCGAGTCTGCGATGGGAGGTGGTGGGGGTTGGGGAATTAAAGCTCTGAGGTCAACGCCTTGGTGCGTTGCTGGTGAGAGCGCGTGGAGAGGGTTGAGCTTATGGAGGGCTTCGAGGGTCGCCCGGGGGTGCCGTCTGTCTTTCGGAGCCGGGAAAGACGTTTGCGGCTCGCCGGCGTCGCGGCTCGTCTGAACGCCCGTCAATTTTGAACTAAGCATAGTTTGATTAGCTTCACTGTTTGCTTTTGATTTAATATAAATCATTTTAGCCTTTGTAGGCGTAAATCATTTTAGCCATATGTAAACTGCCAGAAAATTGATTTTGGGTCAGCTAGTTTTTTTTTCCTCATCGATTTCTGCTTTGAGATTTGCGTTTTTTTTGGTGAGTTGTCTTGACCTGGGTTTTTCGACTGATCACAAATTTGAGTGTCAATTCCTCAACTTTCTCAAGCCCATTACCTGTACGATAcggccctcctctctcttcctttgttcctttctgtttctatttgtttttctatttgttttttttCTGGATATTTTTGGGATGTTCGGTGCGTGTATTAATAAAGCGGCTAtagcttctggtcgtccgtcattaaaAGTACCCTTCAAGTTGataaaaattacccaccaatgccacccatAAGTAGAAAACGATTCAATTTTTCGGACCAAAAATCGCCACCTCCTTCATTGTTTTATAGGGGAGCGACGAGTAGAATACACAGAAAAATGAATGGCAGAGTGGTTGGCTGGTAGATCTTCTGGCAATGAGACTAGGGTTCAATCCCTAGCTCTCAcactttttatctttcttttctCACGCATGTCCTACCCATGTATgcattcatgggccggcccatttgtggGGCTTTACTTGCTTGTTTTTTTATTTTacctttttgtcttttcttttctcattatgttttctttcttctttcttctttaaattaattcgtgattttaatattctaaaagttgcgagttttcacaaataaaatgtttgagaaatcataaaatatatgtgaattcaaaaatgtttagaaaatcataaaaaaattgcagattcaaaaaatgttggtggttTTGCAAAACTGTTTGCGAAATTAAAAAGAATCACAATTTTGAAAAAATGGTCGggaaataaaatcatgttcatgattttgaaaaaatgatcgtgtattcaaaacatattccgAAAATCATgatcgtgtattcaaaacatattccgGAATATGAAAAAAATGTACAAtacattttagaaaatgttcacaaaaataaaaataaatattttgtttttttaatttgtttCCCAATTTTAAAGAAAAGTTcattgattcaaaaaatgtttggtgagtaaaaaaatgttaatgaatttgaaACCGGTTCATACATTTAAATAGTTTTGTAAACAAAAGTAATgttcatgattattttgagaaaatcATAAAGTGGTATTTGACTTTAACCGTTCTCAGGTTGCTTCGTTGTGAACGCGCCTGAATCCGGAGGAAATCCGCGACGACTCTAGTGACTCCCAACTTCTCtcaattttgttttttgttttttgaggatcAACTTCTCTCAATTTATGGCCCGTGCTCACTACGCAAAACCAACCGCACCCACGGGCCGGCCGGTACATCTTTCCCGTGGGCCTCCCGCGCCTGGCCCGAGTAGTGATCGCAACCTTCTGACCCGCTGCTGCCTTTCGTCCGACCCACCGCCGCGGCACCGCCGACCGGACGAACCCTTTCCTCGACGCCGCCCTAGGAATAGGATCTGCGCCGCCGTCGCCCAACGAGCCGCCCGTCGTCGAGTCCTCCTCGACGCTGGTCGAGGATCCAGTCCACCTGGAGCTGCACCAAGGACGCACCCCCCGGACATAGGTaggcttctctcgcctcttgtgtTGGGTACTCATCGAAGCAGCAGGCGGAGGGCTCTTCCCCCATTCTCTTTGGTTGCATTATATGGTCTATCAGGCTTCCATCTCGTATTGAGTGAAATTTTATGGTGGTCTTTGCGAGAGGTATGCTTGGTGGGGAATATGAATGCTCCATTTTATTGTTAATTTTCTCCccatatgaacaaaattacaaaaaTTACAATACACCCAACTTGACATATACGATCAGGTTACTCACCATATAGGGAATATAATCCACCTTGGGCAGCTAGACATTATTGTTTGAGGAATAGGCAGACGTAAGTTGGCATTGCCATGTGTTTCCATGGGGAAATTATGAACTTTTGGCAACCAAACACAAAAGTTGGGATTGCAGATCAATCCCAATTTCATAAGAATTTGAATTGGGCCTCCAAATTTGCAAGGACAGCCCCGTTCCACAAGCCAAATGGACATAGGCGATTTGGAACTCAGGGAAGAATTAAATGGACATAGGATTTCCTGAATTTCTACATGGATTTGGATTGTGTCATGTTCTAGAACTATTTGTGGTGGTGGTACTGTGGTAGGGTGGGGGGTAATCATGTTATACACTCAAATGAGTAGGTTTTCGTCACACATTCACCTTGAGCTACGAAACACGGATACGGCAGAAAACCAGTCTATAAGAGGTGGATACTGCCCGGATATGCTGATACATCTGGATACATCCGGTGCAATCACTAATGTCTTGGTGTGTCTTGCTCATGCAGTCATTGTGATTTGATGAGCTTGGCAGCTTGCACGTGCAGTTATCATGATTTGGTGAGCTTGAGTGGTGTGTTGGCTCATGGGATTGGAAAACAATTATGTTCCCGTTCCTGCATAGAATCATTAATATCTATATTGTTTTAGTATCTATATATATGAAAATGTATCGCTGCATTTTTAAAAAGTTGCCGTTTCGCGGTATCTGTATCATCATATCTGGGCAGCCTAGCCTTGGAGTTGTTATTAAGACTTCAGGTAGAGAGTATCTCTGTGCTAAAATTTCTCTGTTTTCTGTTTACTTATTCCTTGCAGAAGTGTAAACTGTGCGGCAATTGTTTACACATGTCCATCTTTCGCTTCATTCTCCTGAGAATAGAAAGAAGTAGAGGCTGGAGATGCTTTGCTACTGGAATCCCTTCTGATTCTATAGCGGAGCTCAATAGGGTTAGGTTTCTTCACTCTCTCTTTAAATAATTCGTCATGTGTAACCTGTTCTTTTCCTTTACTGTTATTTAGTCATCTTATTGAGACTAGACATGACTAGATTACTAGACATATTTGTCGTTTGATGCTTTGGGTAATGGCAATTACGTAATTGCCGTGTACGTGCATGTGGTGTTTTTTGGTATCTTCAGGTTGGGTGTCCAACATGATCATGATAGTTACTTTTCCCTTTATGCCTGAGCTGTAAGATAACCATGTCCTATTGTAGCACGCTTAAGTTTGGTGAATTAATGCCTACTACTCCCTATATGTGGCAAAAAAAGGCTGAAATAGTGCAGCCTTGGACTCTTCCTGTAGAACACATCCAGAAATCAGGTTATATGTATCAAATGATTTACACCACGAAAATTATATTGACTAATACCCAAATGAACTATAGGACATGGACAAATCATGGTTTCAGACAAAATATAGATAATATATGTGAGAAAGGAAGTTTCTGTTCATGGCTTGGGTGCACGGCACATGATAACAAATTAACTTTGTCAAAGAAGAGGTAAAACATGTCCTAAATTAAACTAAAGCAAATTTGTTTCTTCATATGCTCAGGGTATAGGAGGATCTTCAATGGCAAAAGAAAAATGGGACATCCGAATTACCACCCAAACTGCAACCTTGATATGtgtctttttttcaaaaaaattgatgGGTAGCAAAAGTTATCAGCAGATATAtccactcgagcaaaattaagcaAATTCATGATCTAGCGTTAAGCAAATAGGGTGCACGCAACAAAGAGGATTAATTAGGCTATTTCCATATCACAATGTTACTTCCAAAAAAAACATGGTGTTATTCATCTGATTCAGAATAATATTAATTGGATAAAATTTAGGAAAACCATGGAGCCGTGGATCCACTCATTCTGACCGTCAGATTCATGGACGGGATCGGTGCCAAGAATCACAGTTGGGCCAACTTCTCTTGACCACTCCTGTAATTCCAACTTTCAGAAACAACTGACTGAAATGAACATCTAGTTCAGTACAAATTCTGGAGCTGCATTTTTTTATAACCAATAATAGAAACTTACAGCTGTTTTGTCTATATATTATTCATTCTTCATCCATCATGATCATGTGTAACTTTTCTCAAATGTGTCTAACTTCCAAAGATGTCAAAATATTCTAGTGCAGTTCATGTGCTCTAAACAAAAGAAAAATGTTTGAACAGATGGCTGCCAAATCGAATCGACTGAAAGAAATCCCAAAGTACTACTATTCCACTTATACATCCATCCTTGAATAACATAACTTCATAACTTTATAATAAACAAATAATTCAGTGTACTCATGACAGAACAAGGATATGGAATCCCATTAATGATGTTCTAGACACAAATTGTATAATTGGAACACCAAAAAGACAATCGAAGCTAAAGGTTAATGCATTGTCTTTTAAAATGTATACACAGTACTTTGCTTGACTTAAACTATTATGACACTGATTTAGGAAGTAAGAAAATCCAAGGTCTGGTACTACAGTGCAGGTAAAGAAAAAAAAAACTGTAGTTACAACCTGATTTCAAGTCCTTGCTGACAGAAATGTGGTGTTGCTAACAAAACTGTTACAGCCTGACAAAGGAGAAAGAACAGCTATTGTTAGCTACAGCCTACAGGATTAAAACACAGTTTGTTTTATCTTAATCGTCTATCCAGTGAAAACAAAGATACTGAACACGACTTAGTTGAGTACAACATGAACTTTTGATTGTATGTCCTGTGAACCAACATCACCGGGAAGATTTGCTTAATAAAAGAGGTATAGTTTATTCTTACTGGATGTCGAAACTAAAGATATGAATTTCCATTTAATCATACTAAAACATGTTATAATGATTGAGGACGTCCATAAGTAGATGACTCACTTGAAATGTGGTGAATGATTAGGGGTATAGATACTTTACTATCCAGTATGTTTCATTTTTCGTCTCTAAGCTTTCCCAATTTAGAATTTACCAACTGAATCTGTTTCCTTCGGTTCTGAATTGTAGTATGCAGAATTCTTAAAGACAAAAAATCTACACAAACTAATATAGGTTTCTGACTTAGTCATGAGTATTGTGAACTGTCCTCGTACTAATATATTTGGTCATTGGGCATTAATAATTATCTTGAACTTTGTAATTCCAGGAAATGGAATCGATATTTGGCGAATCTCCTTCAGCCAGCCCTTTGGGCTCAAATCCTCCGCAGCAAGTAGTCCATCCCACTCCTGCAGCCCGGGAGACACAACCGGGTCTTACCCATGTTGATTGCAGTGGCCAGGCAAAGATGGTTGATGTCTCACCCAAACATGACAGTGAGAGAGTAGCTATAGCCAGTTGCAGGGTCTTGCTAGGCCAGAAGGCATTTAACTTGGTGGCGTCAAACCAGATTGCCAAAGGCGATGTACTTACTGTTGCAAAGATAGCTGGAATAACTGGTGCGAAGCAAACTAGTAACCTCATACCCCTGTGCCACAACATTAATCTCTCCCATGTTCGTGTTGATCTCACTCTCAATGAAGAGGACTCTAGTGTTGTCATAGAAGGGGAAGCCACCACTTGCGGGAAGACAGGGGTTGAAATGGAAGCAATGGCTGCAGTGACCATTGCCGGACTGACGGTTTATGACATGTGCAAAGCAGCTTCAAAGGACATATGTATAACAGATATCTGTCTCCAGCACAAATCGGGGGGAAAGAGTGGAAACTGGTCCAGGAATTAGAAGCTTCAGTTGCTTTTCTGAGGATATGAATGCAGGCCTGAATTCTGACACCAGAAGGTTTTGATTTGCTTTAAATTTGTGCACACTAGATGTTAAATCTTTGAGCCATCAGAGAAGGTTATTTTGAATTCCCTGCCTGTTAATGCACTGCCCAACTGGTTATGTTACCCATGGTTTGTTGTGCATTCTCCATTGCTGCTCATTGTACACAGACTGGTATGCACATGTCAACATAAGGTGGAGTAAGTGAAAGTTGAGAATAAATATGTTGATATTTTTGTGTCCTTGGTTGGAAGAGTGCATAAAGGCCAGTTTTATTATACGAACGCTCTCTCTGCAAATTTAGTATCTGAGTCCTTTATCATTTTAGGTTCCGACTTGTGTAATTGTTAGTTGGTGTGATGATCTCAATAATATTGATCATGGCGCATGTGTTCTTTTTTATTTGATTACAAGGTGGAAGAATGCATCTCCTGGATAACCATGGTGACAAGAAGTGAAGTAGTGAACCATAGAGTGATTGGCTGCACTTCATCTTGTACAGTGAACCATAGAGTGATTGGCTGCACTTCATCTTGTACTCCGATCGACTTAGTGTGTATATAAAATACTTGACGCCAGACGGTACAGAAGAAGCCACGTCTGTTGCAGTTATCATAACCTGATTATATAGAAGTTATTACCTCAACTAACTGTCAGTGTTATGCAGTGCCATTAAGTTATTACCTTAAAATACTAGTAACTCAGATGGAGATGGTATCTGATTGCCTTCATTTGATTATTTTTTGACACTCACGCACAAAAACGTCCAATATCCCTGGGCTTAGTTCCTATCGACGTGGTGAAGTTATTTGCAGCTAATGACAAAATCTTAACTAACGTTTCCAAATTGATGCGGCTTGGTTCATAACCAACTACAGATACACGTTTCTTTCTTTAGATGGTACCACATTTGCTTTTTGTTATCCTGATAATGTGGTTACTTTCTGATGATGCAGGAAATATTCTGATTTTTTTGACCCTATATAAAACGAATTGATCCCAGGTAAAGTTACTTTCTTAAACATGCCAATCATATAACCTATTGGTTGGACATGGTGGAAGTGGGATAGTGACTTTTAGAGAAGGGAAACATAACTAGTTCACATCCAAATCATTATTTTAGGTGATGTTTGGTCCACATTTAGTTATTTTTTGATGGCATGATGCATGTGACATCTTGTTCTACATTATATGAACAATAGGTCTGGATGTTTCACTTTGAAAACTAGAATATTGTAGGTTATTGGCCAAACATGCAGGAGGCGAGACAGTGACTACATAGAGGACCCTTGTGCAAACATTCCACACAAAGTCTTTACATGCTTCTTCTTACTTGGTCGATCATGTTTGTTTTGGTTTAAGTGCTTTGCTGCTGACATGATCTGCACTTGAGTTCTGGGCACATGCTTTGCGCACCAGAAAGCAGCGGTAGTTTACAAGAGACCGAAGCTGTCCATGCCATGGCCTTAGTGATGATCAGTGCAAATCTGAAGTAGTTGGGATTCTTCTGTGCCTATCTCCTTTGAAAATCCTCACAATGAACACCTGTATCAACATAAGTTATTCACATTTATTATAttcagaaatgtagggaaaggctgcgtactatagacccaaagtggtcggaccctttcctggaccctgcgcaagcaggagctacatgcaccaggttgccctttttattATATTCTGAGCTGACATACTGGATGACATGCAGGCTTTGCACTGCTTTGCTGTAGTCTCCCGTTGCCTGGACACATAGCCATGGACAAGCTGAAACCGACGTTTTTTGGGCGCTTATCTGGCATTCTAGTGTGTTCCTGCCTCTGACTGCTGATTTGCTATTGAAATAATAGTAATCCTCTCTGATGATGGCATCTGAAGAGGTCAATTTCTGCAAGGCCTAGTGCCAACCACTCAGAATTAGTCGTCCTGGCCACCTGCAGATTTTTGGTCAACTGTCCCTGGTGGCTGCATCCCCAACAGATCTTTGCAGATCGCGGTTTGACCGACATTCGATTATGAAACCGCAAGTATGTTTTTCTCTCCTGTTTTTGGCAGCATGTTCCGAATTCTTGTCACGCCCCTGCTGTGATGTTTGCGGGCAGGGGGCATAAACCCTCAGCCCTGAATAACACAAACTTGGTTGAAACTTGAAACCGAGCAAAGAACACGCGTGGTTGAGGGGAAAAGATGTTCTTGGCCTAAAGTATGGAGGGATCCAAGCAGGCCATTTCGTTTCCGGTCTCTCGTGCTAGTTGCAAACAGCCTAACATTGGCATCTCCGCCAATTGATGCCCTAGTTCCTTTAGCCTTTTTTGTAAGAAAACCG
The window above is part of the Triticum aestivum cultivar Chinese Spring chromosome 2A, IWGSC CS RefSeq v2.1, whole genome shotgun sequence genome. Proteins encoded here:
- the LOC123189438 gene encoding cyclic pyranopterin monophosphate synthase, mitochondrial isoform X2; amino-acid sequence: MESIFGESPSASPLGSNPPQQVVHPTPAARETQPGLTHVDCSGQAKMVDVSPKHDSERVAIASCRVLLGQKAFNLVASNQIAKGDVLTVAKIAGITGAKQTSNLIPLCHNINLSHVRVDLTLNEEDSSVVIEGEATTCGKTGVEMEAMAAVTIAGLTVYDMCKAASKDICITDICLQHKSGGKSGNWSRN
- the LOC123189436 gene encoding amino acid transporter AVT1I gives rise to the protein MAIGGAAPHDSPGGLPGFEQPLLHAHGGLLPGKDPAAAHDHEAQCSPAAGGATSLRTCFNGLNALSGVGLLSIPYALAEGGWLSLVLLLLVAIVCCYTGQLLQTCMGASPDVRGYPDIGARAFGAKGRFAVSAFMYAELYLVAIGFLILEGDNLDKLFPGASLSLGGVLLLSGKHLFIVLVSIVILPTTWLRNLGVLAYVSASGVLASVVLVFCVLWAAVVDGVGFQGKGTMLNVSGLPTALGLYTFCYCGHAIFPTLCNSMKEKDKFSKVLVICFVACTLNYGSMAILGYLMYGDDVESQVTLNLPEGKLSSKLAIYTALINPFSKYALMVTPVATAIEEKLLAGNKRSLNMLIRTFIVISTVIVALAVPFFGHLMALVGSLLSVMASMLLPCICYLKIFGTARCSRAEVALIVMIIVLGSLVAASGTYSSLQKIIHEF
- the LOC123189438 gene encoding cyclic pyranopterin monophosphate synthase, mitochondrial isoform X1: MSIFRFILLRIERSRGWRCFATGIPSDSIAELNREMESIFGESPSASPLGSNPPQQVVHPTPAARETQPGLTHVDCSGQAKMVDVSPKHDSERVAIASCRVLLGQKAFNLVASNQIAKGDVLTVAKIAGITGAKQTSNLIPLCHNINLSHVRVDLTLNEEDSSVVIEGEATTCGKTGVEMEAMAAVTIAGLTVYDMCKAASKDICITDICLQHKSGGKSGNWSRN
- the LOC123189437 gene encoding uncharacterized protein, with the translated sequence MDRNMTGLLLGCVGAAMTVLAYQQTVVSSTQCIGAGLAVLVCALCIKEGFFSF